The window CTATTAACTCTCCTCTCCTCACCAGAacagctttcctcctcctctgtaAGTGCGTCAGAGTCTATCACCATCTCCTGGgtgtttgtttctatttcagaTCTGGATGCCATCCCCAAATACACTGACAGCTGCCTTCACACTAAAAACACGTCTTCCCCTGTGTCGTCTCTCCCCAGAGCCCGGAGATTGGCAGCAGCCaggaaagatggaaaacaaCTTCAGGCTTGTTTTTAGCCCAGTTTTGTAAGGACACAGCTCATCTGATCGTGGGTTGGTGCATACGCAGGTAAACAACATATTGGTTGGTTTAAATTGGTTGCATGGCAAGAGTTCGTGAAGTCCCTTTGGGTTTCAGGAAAAGAGATATACAGATGGAAGAGACTTTACTGAAGCCTTCACTGGGACTGAAGACAGCTCAGCCCTTTTTAAGGCTTCAGAGGATCTGTAGTGAAGAGCTAATTGTTAATGAGGTGTCCTGGTGCCACCAGTAACCCAGACTCCACTGCCTGCTGTGGGCTGGTGCTCCTTTCACCTTGACTCCACTTGCATCTTTCATCTtaaccccacttgcagcactgtgtgcagtactgatgtcctcagcataagaaggacatggagctgttggagcaagtccagaggaggccatgaggatgaacaggggctggagcagctcctgtatggagccaggctgagaacattggggctgtttagcctggagaagagaagctgcgtggagacctcagagcagcttccagtgtgtgaagggggctacaaggatgctggagagggactcttcatcagggactgcagtgataggacaaggggtgatgggttcagaatgaaacaggggaagtttagattggacataaggaagaagttctttactgtgagggtgctgaggcactggcacagggtgcccagagaagtggtgaatgctccatccctggcagtgttcaaggccaggctggacagagccttgggtgacatggtttagtgtgaggtgtccctgcccatggcagggggattggaactggctgatactaaggtcctttccaacccaaacccttctataattctatgattctatcactgCTATTCCTTCACAACCACCCTCTGAAAACCTGCCACTGCCTAGGGGGAGAGTTTCGACTGGCAAAGTTCCACCCACCCCCAGGCTTTCACATAGGCAAGTGGAGAATGTTGTGCTTCAGCCTATGTTTATGCCTCGTCTGGGCAAGCAGCCGAGCAGCAAAGGTGTGTGCATAGCAACAGGGCTCAGAGAAAGTGCAAAACCTCTCCCAGGCATTGGGGTGCTCCTCACCTTGCTCCTTGCATGTCCAAAGGTACAGCAGAAACAAATcaagttgaagatgtccctgcttattgcaggggagttggacaAGATCATGTTtgaagatcctttccaacccaaagcattctataGTTCTATGAAATGCATCAACACAAGCACCTTGACATCACTCAATCTGCTTTTCCAGGCAGCCTTTTGTACCAGATTCCCATATTATTGGGCAAAAGTGGTTTCTGTTGTAAGGAGATGGAGGGATGCTCATGACAGTCCCTAACAGAGCTGTGAGCAAGAATGGATTGAACTTTACTGCTTCAAACAGTGGTGAGTTTGGAGCAAGGCTGTTTGTTAATACATGTTAATACATGCTTCAGTAGCAGTGTGCACTGATGATGTGACTGAGAGCACATCAAACTGTCCTTGCAATGGGGAGGAATGGCCTAAAGACATGAAAAACATATTCACCCATTGTATTCAGAGCCCTGCTGGCCCAAAGGGTGCTTTTGTTTGGATGAGTGGGTTAGATTTTTGGGACTGTGACCATGGATTTCATATGCTATAGCTTTTGGTTGCCTTGATCATTGTGGATCTGTGGATTTCAGTAATATGCCTACAAGGGACTAGTGCAGAATTGGTTCACCTCAAGGCACAGTCTAAGTGCCTTCAGAAACTTAAAGCTCAGTCAGTACTAAAGATGCACTGCAGAACCATGCCTGGGGCTACTGATGTGTGACAATTCCCATCTGTTTAATAGGGGTTAGCTGGAGAAAAGGGATCAGGATCCAGACCAGCCTCAGATAGAGCACGGAAAGATTAATTAACACACCTTGTGCTTTCAAAACCTAATGGCAAAGTGTAGATGGAGCCCCAGGGAAAGGTGATGAAGGCACTTAATGCACACACAAGCCATCTGCCCCATCCTTTTACTTTGAGCACCCCTCTTGTGTTCAAGTGACCCTAAATGACTTTGGTAAATTGAGATAGCAACCATGATGCTGTTCTTGCCTCCATGACCATCAACATATCACTTCAGGCACTAAAGTTTCCTTTAACCCCATTTTAGGGGCTTTCCCTTGTTTTTAGGCCTGGGGCCATGGTGAATAAAGAGACTTTGGATTTTTGTTCCCATGGATTAGAGAGTTGTGTAGGAGAGCAATGGAGTTACCCAAGAGAGGATGTTCCAGCATGTCAGAAGCAGCCATTCCAACTCCCCCAGGgcctaaaatggaaaaatagacCTATTTTAAGAAGGAGGGAATAAAAAGGTGCACATGATAGGTTTTAGATAAGGAATAATTTGGGAGTGAGATAGAAAATGATTTCACTCCTGCTGCACCTCAGCCTTGCCAAGCGCGTTCTATAATTAATAACTACTTCAGATGAAGTGACTTCCTTTTGAATGTGCagcattaaacatttaaatCCCTCCCTGTAAATATAAGACAGTGGCAGATATCTCCACAAGCCTTGCAGTTACACCCTAATGTATATTTATAATCTGGATAGGTATTTTTAGCCAGAACTACAAGttctttctgtatttgattACATCAGAGCTCCGTTTTGCATTGAGTGTCTGGGCTGCAAAAATACCCTATTCATTTTACTTCTCTTGGAGTCTTGCAATAGTTTCTGCCCTTGTCTTGTCTCTTTTACTATCATATCCAATCTGGTTCAATTCATCTCCCAAGAGGACTGAACGATTTTATGCCCCCTCTCCTTCCAAAAGAAGACATaatgtggtttagtggtggacttggcagtgcttgggtaatggttggacttgatgatcttaaaggtcttttccagcctgattgattctatgattctaatatatAAGACTTGAAATAGATCAAGTAGTAAAACAGCTTCTAGTGTTTTACACCTTGCAATCTGAGCCAGCCTGCAATCAAGTCATGCTGACATAACTACCACcactcatagaatagtttgtgttggaaggaaccagttccaatcccctgtcatgggcaaggacaccttccactagagcagcttgctccaagccccattcagcctggccttgaacactgccagggatggggcctCATAACTACACATGCTGTGGCCAGTGTCCTGCTGTGGAAAGCAACTGCAAATGATTCTTTCTGGAAACTCCAGTTTTCTAAGTATTAATGATGCTGTTTGTGTAGCTTTGTTCTCCGACAGCGATGCATTTGTGGGGATCTTGCCCAAGTCAAAGCATCAGGATCGATCCAGCCCAAGCCAAGTCTGGGTGTGTACAGTGTCTCCAGAGGAGGAACTATCTATTAGAATGTCCACTCCACCTTCAATTCTCATGGAACCCATGAGGAAAACCCATGCAATTTAGATATATCATACTGGTATGACTGGAGGTGGGACTCAAGAGGGTGTACTGGTTTGAATATCCTCACCAATATGGGTCTGCAAACACATCcctggaatcatagaaccatagaatcaaataggttggaaaagacctttaggatcatcaagtcaAACCATTACTCCACGACTGCCAAGTCCAAGTTTAGCCTCTTTAAGTTCTAGATGAACAAAAGCATTTGCAGGTTTGCAGCTGAATACAGGTGATGCAGATCAGGGCTGCACATCTGTAGGGCTGCCCATCTGTAAGGCTGTCCTGCACTTGTGGAAGGGCTGCAAGGTGATGGAAAAGACAGATAAAGCATAAGGCACTGAGGATTGCCTTTATGTCTAAAGATAATATCTCTGAATGTGAATAGAATGAATACTGGGAAAAGCAAACCAGAGGGGCAGGGAAAATCCTTcaacacagcaacagcagcaccgGATGTTGCCTGCTGTGAAGCCTCATCTTGCAAGGCCAAGAGGCTTCAAGGTTTTTTATTGCCCTTTGGAGACACATCTTTGTTCTATTTTATTCAGCCTATATTTAAACTTGTCCCTCTGTGTGTCCACTCGACCCAGTGATGCAAGAGTCTGACAATTCCTTTGAATCCCCTGGCAGTGTCCTGTATTTGCTGGAGCAATAGTGCTTGCTGGGCTTAACTCTTAGGGACCAAAGAGCAAGAATAAGTATAAGCAAtagccaaagcagcagcaaaccaaCCTTTGCAAAGGCTCCTAGTGATGACTGTGGCTTATGGCTTAATACCCTGTGAATAGATGAATATTAATATAGAAAGACATTTTGTACCCCTGGCACGGTGTGTGAAGGTCTTTTCACCTCTCCTAATCTAGGAACATATTGCAAGTGCTTTGAAGCTAAAGCCTGCCTTAGACTCTGTTTTGGCTACAGTAGAAACTTGCTGCTCTGGCAATGGAGACACAGTAACAGGCAAGGAGACCtgcagtgtgatgcagtgtGATGCAGGATGCTCACAGCAAGCACCAGGGACACAAGAAAGGCAGTGGTCCCCCACCACAGTGTCTTTGCAGCTCACAGCAGACCCTGAATGCATGCTCCTGGCTGTCTGCTTGCCTTGCAGTGATGAGATCAATTGCTTTAACTTTGCCTGCTGCAAGAGAAGCTGCACTGCGAAAGCCCCACTTCTCCCTGTGTACATCCCACATGAACCTCCTGTAGCCACTGGACAGTGCTTTATGTTCCTGCCACCCttctcccccttctctcccAGCAGAAATAGCCTTAAATCTGCCTCTTCCAAGGAGTATTTTTGTATTCCACTGCTTGCccctttctgcagcttttcccCTCTCTGGCACAGGGCAGTCTGTATCATAACCAGTGTCATATTGTGCTGCTTATAGTGCTGTATAACCAACCAGAGACCTGCCCTCCCTCCCATGCTCCCTCCCTGGGTGAATGCTGAGCACGCAAGAAAGATGCTGCAGCCTGAAAAACCAGAGGATCCAACTTTATTTGCTAGATTCTCATCCAGAAGGAAACCTCAccctccacatccctctgtATCCAGACCCTGCCCCATCTGCATGGGCAATAGATGCAGGAATTTCAGCTCACCTTAGCAGCCAGCATGGAAAAGCCACTGGGGACTTACTCCAGAGCCTGAACTCAGAATAGATAAAGGACTCtgatttggaactagatgatcttaaagtcctttccaacctaaggATGGCAGTGATGGTGGCTTAATTCTGGCCAAACACAAGGCGTTTTGGAAGCAGGGAAACAGAACAGACAAGCAGGAAGCAGAAGCTGATGCTCTGTGCCTGCGAGCGTGGGTGTAATATCAGCATTGGAGATCCAATCATTACGCTGTCAATGGCATTTTCCCCTCATAAACCTCAGCATTGCAAGGGGTTTTCAGGGATGCTGTCCCTTGTTTAGTGAAGCAGGGAGTGTTTCACCTCCAGAACAAAATGGGCTCATCATTCTCCTGACAACAGGCTTGCAGAGGGCCCTTTGATAAGGAATGCAACACCTTGTCAAAGCTATCTTGCAAATAGTGCTGAGACAGGCCTTGGAAAAACAATTGCCTCTCTGCAATGAAGACATAGATCCCATCCTGCTTATTCTTTTGGTTTCCTGGCTGGTGTCTCATGGAAACAGAGtggaaaatggaataaaagtaGGTTGGCTACAGAGGAAGTTGCACGAATGGCATGAACACACAAGGATGGCGCATGGGATGTGCCCATGCTCCACTCTGCTGTTGCTTCTGCTCCACTGGATGCAATAGGAACAGATCAAATGGCAAATTCCCTGGCTCTTCCCCACTGGAGAGGGCTACAAGTTGGGCTCCTTTGTATCTGCTTCCACTCTACCTGGTTTTACAGCAGAGACGGCATCAAAATCAATCTTACAATGGCTCCAAGGGAGAACAAAGCAAATCCAGACTGGGACCCAATCACTCTGTTAACCACTGGGAAtaaagctgtttgctttttccagaGTTGAGGGTCTGGGACAACCATTGCCTTTCCTTTCCTACTGTCCCTGCTTGTGGAGGGATGGCGAAGGGAGCAGAGTAACAGAAGAAGTTGCTTGAAATGATCTGTAAAACATTTGGGATGAGGAATCCAGGAGCTCTGATTGCAACCTGAGCTCAGGCGAAGGAATGCTGAGGGGTTTGGCTTTCTAGAAATACACCCATCTCAATACATGGAGGCTGAGCCCTTCTGAACTCATTCCATAGCTTATTCTAGACAGAATTGAGAGCCAGCTCTTTGCAATTGGAAGCCACACTCTGCTTAGCAGGTAGTAAAGTAGGGACTAATATCCATCTGCTGCTCTGACTCAGGAGGTGGCAccaaaaatgggaagaaaataagcCAAGCTCCTGGTGGAAGATTTCAGGGGGTTTTGAGGACTGTGCACAGGGATTTAATAGAGGTACATAGGCACAGGTAGTGTGGAAGCTTGAGGAGACCTAGGAAAAAAGCTATGTCCACTTCCAGTTGCATATAGCCCCTGCTCCTGGTGAGGATGATGCCAATACACCAGTCTTAATGGCATTGCCCAGTCCATCCTGCTATGCAGAGCTGCATCTCTTCATCCACTAACACTCCGTACTTAGGAATTATGTAGAGGGAGATGTGGGTCCTGAGGAACAGAAGCAGCTAAAGATGAGGAAATTCTGCTCAGCAGCTGGAAACTGAAGATCTGAGGGGTTTAGGTCCAGGTCCTCAAGCTCTTGGCTTGAACCCACTTGAATTCACAGTACTGAAGATGAATGAAGCCACACATCAGCAAAGGTTATTCCTATGGGTGAAGCCACAGGAAGGTTATTCCCAAGGCATCTAAGAGTTCAACTTGGCAGAGAGAGAGTGTTTTGACTGGAGCATGGGTACTTGTGGCATTACAGAGTGCACTGGAAGACTGTACCAAGAACCATGGCTAtcagccccagtgctgcagagctgcgTCCCACTCCATTGCTGCTCCTGTTGTCGTCAGTGCAGAGGTCAGTGTAACAGCATGACTTGGGTTTGTTCGCCCCTATCCCATTGTAGGAGACACATTCCTCCTCACAGTTTCTGGTCACGGTGATGTTGCCAAAAAAGGGGTAACCTGGAACAGGGAGATGggataagaaagagaaagaaatggtaaagaaaGGTGCAGACATTGAAAAACACTGACTTGGTGCAATGGAGGGGAATTAAAAGTAAGGTGTTTATAGAtaaataaaggcaaataaagCACTGAGCTACCCTAATCCATAGGTGCCCATAATCATCTCTGTAGGAATAGGTCCCCCACTTCTCCCTGTTGATTCCTActttccctcctgctccttccaAGTTTATTCCAGCATCGACAAGGGACATGAGTCCCTGTCTGTTTTGTTCAGGTGAGTTGCTcctgcacaggttgcccagagaagctgtggctgccccatccctggcagtgttcaaggccaggttggatggggcttgaagcaagctgctttagtggaaggtgtccctgcccatggtagggttggaactggatgagctttaagctcccttttCATCCAGACCATACCAGGATGCTATAATCTCTCCCCACGAGCACACACAGCAAGCAGTGAATCTTACCTGAGTCTACAGAGTGCAACGTTGTTGTGCATACAATGGATTTCGGGGGGCAGATGGTGACTGTTTTGCACTTAGCAATGTCCGTTGGTTTCTCGCACGTGTAACATAGTAAGGCCTGGGCTGCAGAGAGGAACAGAATGGGTCTGAGATGAGTGCAACAAGTCTACAGCTTCTCTCTATAGTGGGGACTATGTGATGGCTAGTGCTTCATCCCCCCTTGACCTGGTCTCTGAAACTAACATCTGGAGGCAAAGGCAAGGCTTAGATATGTCAGAAGGGAATGGCCATACTGCAGAACCAAAGGTCAAGGATGGTGTTGAAAGGGTTGAGCATGATCACTACCTTGAGGGTTCAGCAGCCCAAAAAGAAGGGACTTAGAGGGATCTATTGCATCCTCTTTAAGCAATGCTgtaacacaaagcaaaacaactcCTTCTGTCGAGAGCAGCAATCACCAGCACTGAAAGACTGTCAGTTCTCCCATCCCTTCACCCACAGGCACAGCTTCTTTATGCTTGTTTATAGGGAATTCTACAGAACTGAGTAACCAAGAGCAGAATTTCCATTTCAGAGCTGTCTCAGCGATCCAAAGGGCTGCATGTGGCCTAAAAACCCCACTTTCATCAGGAGCTAGTGCTGCTCTTTAAAAGAGGTGATGCTATAAAGCTCTTGCAGGTTGTCTGCTGACAGAGGAACGTTTTTACATATGCAAGCATTGATCACAGCAGTTGCTCAGATGCCTCGGTATGAGCCCTGTCCATCCACAGCCAGCAAATAGAGATGGTTCGTATCGTTTAGAGTCGTGCTGGTCTGGCTTGATGACAGAAACCAGCCCGGTTTGGTATTTGGAATCCTTGGTAGaaaccagcacagcagagaaagagCCATCCAAATGCGTCCACTGCCATCTATTGGTAAAATGGCAGAGAGACGATGCTTTCTTGTTCCCATTCTGCACCATTCGCTGTTAGAAAGCAACCTCTGGGACTCTGTGATAAGGAGAAGCATTTCTGAAGGCAGGCGTTTGAACACTTGCCTTTGGAAAGAGTTTTCAGGGCATCTACTTATCTTAGTGCCTCCTTTGGGAAATTCACCTGTGAAATAGAACCTACAGGATGCAAAGACTTTCTTAGTCCTCTTTGTAGACACAGGAAAGACTTTTTAAGCCGTGATGGTGTTCTTGTGACCATATCCTTTGTAAACTGGTGCAGTGGAGACATCCCTATTTATCCGACCTGAGGACCTCGATAGATCCCTTCCAAATGACCATAAGAGGCTATTTTATACATATAGAATATATACatagaatatttaaaaatatatagaacTATATGTTTAACATAGAGTGCTGCATATATTTATGcaacatatatttatatatatatatgtaacatagattttaacatatatatttatgtaatatgtattttaacatgTAGTGGCCactgagagagaaaacacattctCAGCCTGACAAGCACGTGGGTGCTTGTGAGCGTGTAGGACTGGCCACCATATGGATGGATCAATGCTTAAAGCATCTGAGAAACTGATCTGCAACTTTTGGGTTGAGCTGGTTCCCAAAAATCACCATTTTCATGGATGAGCATGGCAGTGCTATGGGCTTTGGGGAGTTACTTCCAGTTAAAACCAGGTTTAAGGTAGAAAACAGTTTCACTGGCTCTGGATGGGGCATTCAGAGGACACTGGTTTTGTAGGAAGGTTGCAGTGGAAAGGCCCAAACCCACAAGGACCAGAACAGAAGAACTGGCTATAGAAGACAGTGCTGTGTCTTGATCTGAGGCCAATAATTCACCATTCATCACTATCCAACAATGCCTTCTGGTCACAGACATATTCCTCAGCTGCAAGAGCTGTGCCTAGACCAGCTGCCTCACATTAGATCATCCCAGGAAAGCCATTTCTGCATCCATCTCGACTCTAAAGCAATGGCTGGTGATGCCTCTCGGTTTCCATAAGGCATTTTGAAACCTGCTCTGTTAGTTCCTCAGCAATCCCATTAAAACCAGGAAAGGGTTAGAACCAGGAGAAAAAGACACATAATATGTAAAATACCTTGAAAAGTAGGAAAACACCAGCAGGAGGTATTGAAATGTGGGTTTGACCAATAGCTCAGCCAGCACAAGTGGAAAGAAGAATGAAGGTAGGGGGTCTAATAAAAGCAATGCAGCCTGAAGAAGACACTCAACACACTTCCATGCATAATAACTTGGAGGGTGTATGTCTTTCAGTCTTCTTCCACTTGCAGCCCTCAGAGTGATATCCATAAAGCCATGCCTCCGGATGGTGGTGTTCAATCCTGCCTAGGCTACGTTTCCTTTGAGATATTCCAGGGGCCCATGAAAGCAGTCTGAGGATCTAGGTTAAAGCTATAGGTTAAGCTATAGGTTAAAACCCACTAGGTTGGTGTCACCCCAGGTATGACTGTTCCAGCCCAAGGATGCAGTTGCAGTGGGTCACAAACAGATGGAGTAAGAACACAGCAATGACCAGTCCCTGCTGCCAGCTTGTTCAAGATCCAGACCCATCAGAGATCAAACCCAAACACACCTAGGGGAATTTCCAATCTCCACCTATATCCTACTGTCTAGAAATAAGTCAAAACCTTGGAGCTGGTGGTTTAATGAACATTTCCAATGTCCTTGGAGTTATTTCCCATACCCTTACCCATTATCTGTAAGTCTCAGCCTCTGTTTTTCAGTGCTTCCAATACTCATCTGGGTTGTTTTAGGGATAGCAGGAGCTCAGGATGATCATATCTCATCCTGTCCCTGAGGGGACAGATTGGCAGCTTATGTAGAGGCTGTTGGTTCAAGTTCTTGCCCGTGCTCTTTCTGCCCTGTGCCCTGTGCCAGTCATTTACACCTTAGTCTTATAAAGCAGCGTGTTGatcccctgcatcccagggTACGGTGTTAGCAAGTTTGGGTGATAAGTGACCGCCTATGTGTCCAAATGATGTGCACTGCTCTCAGTCAGGCATTACAGCTCTCCCCACCAGGAATACATATCCCTTTTCCCCATTCACCCTCTCCATTGACCTTCTTAAATACATAAAGGAGTTATTTCTCCTACCTGGGGGTTACCATTGAtgcctttcccctcccctcccaggcATTTCCAAAGGGAGCCCCTGCATTACTGGGGATGTAGCTGTCTTACCCAACTCCATGTACGCCAGGCCAAGCAGGAGCCCAAACAGCAGTGTCTTCATGCTGAGAGCAGATCCGTACAGCGAGAACAGTAAagaagagcagctccaggggaGCTTTATATCTTTTCCCACCCTCTGCTACTTGTGGTCCTGTGGGCGGATTCCCTTAGGGTGACCAGCGGATAGCTCAGCTCCAGTCTGGATTGGGATTTGTAGAGGAACAAGTTCCCCAAGGAGGTGACATCACCGCAGTGAGCAAACTCCTACCATACATCATCTCTTCTTCAGGTTTATATCCTGGGGCTGGTcccatggaaaaggaaaaacacagcttGCACTGCAAGGCATGGCCCCATGCCAGGGCTTGGATGGGGAATGTGACAAGGTATGTTTGTTCCTTCAAGTCCGGCTC of the Melopsittacus undulatus isolate bMelUnd1 chromosome 1, bMelUnd1.mat.Z, whole genome shotgun sequence genome contains:
- the LOC117435944 gene encoding ly6/PLAUR domain-containing protein 2-like; this translates as MKTLLFGLLLGLAYMELAQALLCYTCEKPTDIAKCKTVTICPPKSIVCTTTLHSVDSGYPFFGNITVTRNCEEECVSYNGIGANKPKSCCYTDLCTDDNRSSNGVGRSSAALGLIAMVLGTVFQCTL